A window of Salvelinus alpinus chromosome 31, SLU_Salpinus.1, whole genome shotgun sequence contains these coding sequences:
- the LOC139561088 gene encoding shootin-1-like — translation MMWTQGEDSNAAASGGESSCSSEDEGDIQCEILEKQRDEANQKLSEMEEVSSQLLKEMEVLEMQFQIERSCRESAEALAVKVTKDNKVLKRRSQALLPFIPELPENLEADLGVDPDPDGDSGEDAVLQGQAQIRELQASVDQLLGEKLRLCEQVEALRAEQIQLKEQLALEIDEREAILKKLSKQNKTMNKMKRVSQLVTEEFTEVSQKLELEEGLRQHAEVFAHQVLVKQKQTQRQSMVQQQSSETSMQLQQALEQVAHINSTLQDIQLYYQNQVKQTQCALEESSVLSELQIVRGQLESSEKERRTMETQLREAQITAAHLQGEVKHLQDRLKDTEKDQVSKADQPVEDNSTTAPPPPPPPPPPPPLPPTPPSTVVDQLVVLRNKRKESVNNTDKNKPDPSVDMKTRAVDEMMERIKKGIVLRPTLRPQPGSEDDSAWRDHRSEKRKSAVLDLKGMLDTMKRPGHRRAGSRKRISRNIGEAELHLVLLRRRRAMGDGQDTPGPSPTPSPAPPITKIQGPQSGGPAAGALLFTGDRGSTPVLRRLQQNREKRNSRIRASELIICQEEI, via the exons TGTGAGATTCTGGAGAAGCAGAGGGATGAAGCCAATCAGAAGCTATCTGAGATGGAGGAAG TGTCCTCTCAGCTGTTGAAGGAGATGGAAGTTCTGGAGATGCAGTTCCAGATTGAACGCTCCTGCAGGGAGAGTGCAGAGGCCCTGGCTGTCAAG GTGACCAAAGACAACAAGGTTCTGAAGAGGAGGAGCCAGGCTCTGCTGCCATTCATCCCAGAGCTTCCTGAAAACCTGGAGGCTGACCTTGGGGTCGATCCCGACCCTGATGGGGACAGCGGGGAGGATGCCGTGCTGCAAGGACAGGCCCAGATAAGAG AACTGCAGGCCTCGGTGGACCAGCTGCTGGGGGAGAAGCTGCGGCTGTGTGAGCAGGTGGAGGCCCTGAGGGCAGAGCAGATCCAGCTCAAAGAACAG CTGGCCCTAGAGATTGATGAGAGAGAGGCCATACTGAAGAAACTGTCCAAACAGAACAAGACCATGAATAAGATGAAGAGAG TGTCCCAGCTTGTGACAGAGGAGTTCACAGAGGTTAGTCAGAAACTGGAGCTGGAGGAGGGCCTCAGACAGCACGCAGAAGTTTTCGCCCACCAG GTGTTGGTGAAGCAGAAGCAAACCCAGAGACAGAGCATGGTGCAGCAGCAGAGTTCAGAGACAAGTATGCAGCTCCAACAGGCTCTGGAACAGGTGGCCCACATCAACAGTACCTTACAGGACATACAGCTCTACTACCAAAACCAG GTGAAGCAGACCCAGTGTGCTCTGGAGGAGAGCAGTGTTCTGTCTGAGCTGCAGATTGTCAGAGGCCAGCTGGAGAGcagtgagaaggagaggaggaccatgGAGACCCAGCTAAGGGAGGCGCAGATCACTGCCGCCCACCTCCAGGGAGAAG TGAAACATCTCCAGGATAGGCTGAAAGACACAGAGAAAGACCAGGTTTCCAAAGCTGACCAACCAGTGGAGGACAACTCAAccactgctcctcctcctcctcctcctcctcctcctcctcctcccctgcccCCAACTCCCCCCAGCACTGTTGTTGA TCAACTTGTCGTCCTGCGCAACAAGAGGAAGGAGTCAGTCAACAACACTGATAAGAATA aGCCAGATCCTTCTGTGGACATGAAGACCCGAGCGGTGGATGAGATGATGGAGAGGATAAAGAAAGGCATCGTCCTGAGACCCaccctgagaccacag CCTGGATCAGAAGATGACAGTGCCTGGAGG GACCATAGGAGTGAGAAGAGAAAGTCAGCCGTGCTGGATCTAAAAGGAATGCTG GATACCATGAAACGCCCAGGCCACAGGAGGGCGGGGTCACGGAAGAGGATAAGCCGAAACATAGGGGAGGCGGAGCTACATCTggtgctactgaggaggaggcgGGCCATGGGGGATGGACAGGACACCCCCGGCCCCTCCCCAACCCCCTCCCCAGCCCCTCCCATCACCAAAATCCAAG GTCCCCAGTCGGGTGGCCCAGCAGCAGGTGCCCTTCTCTTCACAGGAGATCGTGGCAGCACCCCCGTGCTCAGGAGGCTCcagcagaacagagagaagaggaacTCTCGTATCAGAGCATCAGAACTGATCATCTGCCAGGAGGAGATCTGA